In Corynebacterium ulcerans, one genomic interval encodes:
- a CDS encoding NAD(P)H-quinone dehydrogenase — translation MCCVRLCADELTSPPMSGGILTRIVIIGGGPAGYEAALAGAKYGAQITIIEDRGLGGAAVINDCVPSKSFIAGANIKTDLRRADDMGLNKGIGEANLLLDALNARVQALAGEQSGDIRRSMINHGVRVLDGRGSFDDYNPKQTLHYIKAELNDGTVETIECDLVLVATGATPRILPGAQPDGERILTWRQVYDLTDLPEHLIVVGSGVTGAEFVSAFAELGVKVTMVASRDRILPHDDADAADTLEAVLAERGVSLEKHARVDSVSRTEDGGVCVRTSDGREIFGSHALMTVGSIPNTKDLGLEKIGVEMTRSGHIHVDRVSRTNVPGVYAGGDCTDLFPLASVAAMQGRIAMYHALGEGVKPLRLKTVSTAVFTRPEIAAVGVTQHQIESGDVNARTVILPLETNPRAKMRSLRHGFVKMFCRRHSGIIIGGVVVAPTASELILPIAVAVTNQLTVSDLAESFAVYPSLSGSITEAARQLVSHDDLE, via the coding sequence ATGTGCTGCGTTAGACTATGTGCGGATGAACTAACCAGCCCACCCATGTCTGGAGGAATTTTGACTCGAATCGTCATTATCGGCGGCGGCCCCGCTGGATACGAGGCCGCACTTGCTGGTGCTAAATACGGTGCCCAGATCACTATTATTGAGGATCGCGGTTTGGGTGGGGCGGCCGTGATTAACGATTGCGTGCCATCAAAGTCTTTTATCGCGGGTGCCAACATTAAGACTGACCTGCGGCGTGCGGATGACATGGGACTGAATAAGGGGATAGGCGAGGCCAATCTTCTTCTGGACGCGCTGAATGCTCGCGTGCAGGCTTTGGCAGGAGAACAGTCTGGAGATATTCGCCGTTCCATGATTAATCATGGGGTGCGGGTGCTTGATGGGCGGGGATCGTTTGATGATTACAACCCAAAGCAGACCCTCCACTACATCAAGGCCGAACTGAATGACGGCACCGTGGAAACGATTGAATGCGATCTGGTCCTCGTGGCCACCGGCGCCACCCCGCGCATCCTCCCTGGCGCGCAACCAGATGGAGAGCGCATCCTTACGTGGCGACAGGTCTATGACCTTACGGACCTTCCTGAGCACCTTATTGTTGTCGGCTCAGGCGTAACGGGCGCGGAATTCGTATCGGCGTTTGCGGAACTAGGCGTCAAGGTGACCATGGTGGCTTCCCGCGACCGCATTTTGCCTCACGACGATGCCGACGCCGCCGATACACTTGAAGCCGTGCTCGCTGAGCGGGGCGTCTCGTTGGAGAAGCATGCTCGCGTGGACTCGGTTTCTCGTACTGAAGACGGCGGCGTCTGCGTACGTACCTCCGACGGCCGTGAGATTTTTGGTTCCCATGCGCTTATGACCGTAGGTTCTATCCCCAATACCAAGGATCTGGGATTGGAAAAGATCGGCGTAGAGATGACCCGGTCGGGGCATATTCATGTAGACCGTGTCTCTCGCACCAACGTTCCCGGTGTATACGCCGGTGGCGACTGCACCGACCTTTTCCCGTTGGCTTCTGTTGCCGCCATGCAGGGGCGTATTGCTATGTATCACGCATTGGGCGAGGGCGTGAAGCCGCTTCGTTTGAAAACTGTTTCCACGGCAGTGTTCACGCGCCCTGAGATTGCGGCAGTGGGCGTGACACAGCATCAGATTGAGTCCGGTGACGTCAATGCGCGCACGGTGATTCTTCCGCTCGAAACTAACCCGCGGGCGAAGATGCGTTCCTTGCGCCATGGTTTTGTCAAGATGTTCTGCCGTAGACACTCCGGCATTATCATCGGCGGTGTTGTTGTGGCACCTACGGCATCAGAGCTGATTCTTCCGATCGCAGTGGCTGTGACCAACCAACTCACGGTGTCTGACTTGGCAGAAAGCTTTGCCGTATATCCTTCTCTGTCTGGCTCCATTACAGAGGCTGCACGCCAGCTTGTGAGCCACGACGACTTGGAGTAA